The Frankiales bacterium genome has a window encoding:
- a CDS encoding NUDIX domain-containing protein, whose translation MPEVPRPAPPAGGRSGPPAGSGRLQRVDETSAGGLVVDRSGPVARAALIARHDRRGRLVWSLPKGHIEPGETPEDAAVREVEEETGIRGRVLAPLGVIDFWFVADQRRVHKTVHHFLLEACGGELSDEDVEVVEVAWVPLGEVTGVLAYADERRLIAQVDGLLAAHDGDAGPGPTGTAG comes from the coding sequence ATGCCCGAGGTCCCCCGTCCCGCGCCCCCCGCGGGGGGCAGGTCGGGCCCGCCGGCCGGCTCGGGCCGGCTCCAGCGCGTCGACGAGACCAGCGCCGGCGGCCTCGTGGTGGACCGCTCCGGGCCGGTGGCCCGAGCGGCCCTGATCGCCCGGCACGACCGGCGCGGGCGCCTCGTGTGGTCGCTGCCCAAGGGCCACATCGAGCCCGGCGAGACCCCCGAGGACGCCGCGGTGCGGGAGGTCGAGGAGGAGACCGGCATCCGCGGCCGGGTGCTCGCGCCCCTCGGCGTGATCGACTTCTGGTTCGTCGCCGACCAGCGCCGCGTGCACAAGACGGTGCACCACTTCCTGCTCGAGGCCTGCGGCGGCGAGCTCAGCGACGAGGACGTCGAGGTCGTCGAGGTGGCCTGGGTGCCGCTCGGCGAGGTCACCGGGGTGCTCGCCTACGCCGACGAGCGCCGGCTGATCGCCCAGGTCGACGGCCTGCTCGCCGCGCACGACGGCGACGCCGGGCCCGGCCCCACCGGCACCGCCGGATGA
- a CDS encoding CCA tRNA nucleotidyltransferase produces the protein MPTDPATPAGRGDLDPGRALAALAEAAGPALELGRRFAAAGNEAALVGGPVRDALLGRPITDLDLTTDARPERVLEVVRGWADAVWEVGIKFGTVGVRKGDHMLEVTTYRAEVYDRGSRKPEVTYGDSLAADLVRRDFTVNAMAVTLPGLELVDLHHGVDDLRAGVLRTPGPPEVSFGDDPLRMMRAARFAATLGLAVAPEVVEAMSAMYGRLAIVSAERVRDELVKLVLGADPRAGLTLLVGTGLASLVLPELPALALEVDEHHRHKDVYEHTLTVLERAIDLETSHEPVSGPDFVLRFAALMHDVGKPRTRRFEDDGRVSFHHHEAVGARMTRKRMETLRFSHDEIDAVSRLVELHLRFHGYGDGEWTDSAVRRYVRDAGDLLPRLHKLTRADCTTRNRRKAERLARTYDELEERIARLSEQEELAAIRPALDGNRIMAVLGIPPGRDVGAAYSMLLELRLDRGPMSEEDAEAALLAWWAERGGAQQADA, from the coding sequence GTGCCCACCGACCCCGCCACGCCCGCCGGCCGCGGCGACCTCGACCCCGGCCGCGCGCTCGCCGCGCTCGCCGAGGCCGCGGGGCCCGCGCTGGAGCTCGGCCGCCGGTTCGCCGCGGCCGGGAACGAGGCGGCGCTGGTGGGCGGACCGGTGCGCGACGCCCTGCTCGGCCGTCCGATCACCGACCTCGACCTGACCACCGACGCGCGCCCCGAGCGCGTGCTGGAGGTGGTGCGCGGCTGGGCCGACGCCGTGTGGGAGGTCGGCATCAAGTTCGGCACCGTGGGCGTGCGCAAGGGCGACCACATGCTCGAGGTGACGACGTACCGGGCCGAGGTCTACGACCGCGGCTCGCGCAAGCCCGAGGTCACCTACGGCGACTCGCTCGCCGCCGACCTCGTGCGCCGCGACTTCACCGTCAACGCGATGGCCGTCACCCTGCCCGGGCTGGAGCTGGTCGACCTGCACCACGGCGTCGACGACCTGCGTGCGGGGGTGCTGCGCACGCCCGGGCCGCCCGAGGTCTCGTTCGGCGACGACCCCCTGCGCATGATGCGCGCGGCCCGGTTCGCCGCCACCCTCGGCCTCGCGGTGGCGCCCGAGGTCGTGGAGGCCATGTCCGCGATGTACGGCCGGCTGGCCATCGTGTCGGCCGAGCGCGTGCGCGACGAGCTGGTCAAGCTCGTGCTCGGCGCCGATCCGCGGGCGGGGCTGACCCTGCTGGTGGGCACCGGGCTGGCCTCGCTCGTGCTGCCCGAGCTGCCGGCGCTCGCGCTCGAGGTCGACGAGCACCACCGCCACAAGGACGTCTACGAGCACACCCTCACCGTGCTCGAGCGGGCGATCGACCTCGAGACCTCGCACGAGCCGGTGTCCGGTCCGGACTTCGTGCTGCGCTTCGCCGCGCTCATGCACGACGTCGGCAAGCCGCGCACCCGCCGCTTCGAGGACGACGGCCGCGTCTCGTTCCACCACCACGAGGCGGTGGGCGCGCGGATGACGCGCAAGCGCATGGAGACGCTGCGCTTCTCCCACGACGAGATCGACGCGGTCTCACGGCTGGTGGAGCTGCACCTGCGCTTCCACGGCTACGGCGACGGCGAGTGGACCGACAGCGCCGTGCGCCGCTACGTCCGCGACGCCGGCGACCTGCTGCCGCGGCTGCACAAGCTCACCCGGGCGGACTGCACCACGCGCAACCGGCGCAAGGCCGAGCGCCTCGCCCGCACCTACGACGAGCTCGAGGAGCGCATCGCCCGGCTCTCGGAGCAGGAGGAGCTCGCCGCGATCCGGCCCGCCCTCGACGGCAACCGCATCATGGCGGTGCTCGGCATCCCGCCCGGCCGCGACGTGGGCGCGGCGTACTCGATGCTGCTCGAGCTGCGGCTCGACCGCGGGCCGATGAGCGAGGAGGACGCCGAGGCCGCCCTGCTGGCGTGGTGGGCCGAGCGCGGCGGCGCCCAGCAGGCCGACGCGTAG